In Desulfonatronovibrio magnus, one genomic interval encodes:
- a CDS encoding Rpn family recombination-promoting nuclease/putative transposase, with translation MSKKIPKAHDSFVKNILGREVYAKDFIRYYLPERITSQLDLDTLEVSSKSFVSDELKENLTDLVMSLQFKNRDLAEIYMLIEHKSNLYRLTKLQLFGYLNEAWQNKKKDELPIIIPVVFYHGKKKWNYSLEFSDMFKPPEEHYFKYIPKFEHILLEVPEINKQEIKSTIVLKVFNLTLEHIFYPDRRDRIYKAMELLFQGLQAEEAGEIFAVIVKYMLSATDLTPREVEEKVKHLPKGADTVRTTADVLEEQGYNKAILEKPQWVTEGKLEATQETLIDLATEVYGPIPGMLQVKIKSIQSVENLRALTRKIIRTKSLDEFT, from the coding sequence ATGAGTAAGAAAATACCAAAAGCACACGATAGTTTTGTAAAGAACATTTTGGGCCGTGAGGTCTATGCCAAGGATTTCATCCGCTATTATCTTCCAGAAAGGATTACGTCACAGCTGGACCTGGATACGCTGGAAGTGTCTTCCAAATCCTTTGTCAGTGATGAGCTTAAGGAGAATCTGACCGACCTGGTTATGTCCCTCCAGTTCAAGAATAGAGATCTTGCAGAAATTTATATGCTCATTGAACATAAAAGCAATTTGTATCGTTTGACAAAACTCCAGCTGTTCGGATATCTAAACGAAGCATGGCAGAATAAAAAAAAGGACGAGCTTCCGATAATTATCCCTGTGGTATTCTACCATGGAAAGAAGAAATGGAACTACAGTCTGGAGTTTTCAGATATGTTCAAGCCTCCAGAAGAGCATTATTTCAAGTATATTCCCAAATTTGAACATATCCTGCTTGAAGTCCCGGAAATCAATAAGCAAGAGATCAAATCAACTATTGTCCTTAAGGTCTTTAACCTGACTCTGGAACATATCTTTTATCCAGACAGACGAGACCGGATATATAAAGCAATGGAACTATTATTTCAGGGATTGCAGGCAGAGGAAGCAGGAGAGATCTTCGCAGTAATTGTCAAGTATATGCTTTCCGCCACAGACTTAACGCCTAGAGAAGTGGAAGAAAAAGTAAAACATCTTCCCAAAGGAGCAGATACCGTGAGAACAACAGCAGACGTGTTAGAAGAACAAGGCTATAACAAAGCTATCTTGGAGAAACCCCAGTGGGTTACGGAAGGCAAACTTGAAGCCACCCAGGAAACCTTGATAGACCTTGCAACAGAAGTATACGGACCAATACCCGGCATGCTCCAGGTTAAAATTAAGTCCATTCAATCCGTAGAGAATCTCAGGGCTCTAACCAGAAAAATCATCAGGACAAAGTCTCTGGATGAATTCACAGA